TTTCATCCAGAGCTATACCATCTTTGTTGAGGAGGTGCATGTCATGTTCATGTGCGAAATAAGTGATTGTGTTGTCATCATTCAACTTGAATGGCCTAATATCTTCAATTTCTTCAGGTACTCCATCAAGCTCTTTCCCATCCCACACGTCTTTCCTTATTGCACATCTTGAGTGAAGAGCGTAGTTAGGACATAAGGAACATGAATATGCTCCATATGACCAATCAATTTCTTCCCAACAAACTCCACATTTCCATTCTCCAGGACCAAGAGGATACTTGTACAAGACACGATGATCATGGTGATTGACATGAATGACGCGTGGTAAATGAGCACAATCTTGATGGAAGATCATGTAATCGCACTGATTACATACATAAGGAGAACGGTCGCCTTTTTCCCCACAAGCAtcacaaacaaaagagatcaatCTTGGCATGAGTGTGAGTGTATGCTCATGGACCTTCAGATTTGAAAGAGCAACTGGTGGTTTTTTTTCAATCACACAACTCAGATCCAAGTTGAACTTACACATATCACAATGGTAAAGTAAGTTCTCAGTGTCTTTACCACATATATGACATTCTGGATCTGTGTAATGTGGAGCTCCGTGGGTGAGAAGCTTAAGAGGGTGTCTGACATGAGAAGGGTGAGTGATCTCTAGTGAGTTAAATACAGAGACACATCCATCATGAACCACCAACCTGCAACGAGGGCAAAAGTAGCCATATCCATGGCGTGTAAGACAAACATCGCACCGCATGGTAAGTCCAAAATCAACCATGAGTAGAGGATGGTGGTGCCACGGCATAATAAGATGGGCTCGGGCACACATAGCATCAACCATGCAATCAACGTCCAAACTGAGCTTACAAATGGAGCAATGATAATGAAGACGCTTAGTGTTTTTGTCGCAAATATGACATTTCGGGTCGGTGTGATCAAGAGTCCCCGTTGTGAGAAGCTGAAGGCGATGCCCAACATGAGAAGGATGCTCGAACGTCTCTTGTCTCTTGAACACAAATGCACATTTCCTGTGAATCGTAAACTTGCATATATTGCAAGAGTAGCCCTCACGAAACGATAGATCGCAAGCATCGCACTCCAAACCTTCACTGTTGTAAACAACAGATAGAGAATGGTCGTGGCCTTGTAAAATCTCGGAATCCATGGCTGTTGTGCTTATCAGAAGTTGAAAAAATATGCAAATTAGTTTTTCGCCGTAATTGGACTTTTGTTTCGTGTGAAAAAAGTTGATTAATATTGTCTCAGTCAGCTATATATATCATTGTCAATGCTActtgttatattatatgtattaaCTAGATAATCAAcgtattgtaaaataaaatatacattttttcaaaaactagTAGTAAATTTCTTCGATATTGCATCATACAGTATTACGCTTTAtggtaaaatatcaaaaatatgaaatagaaTCGTCTATAACTTGgatacttttttaattaattaatcgaGATATGGACATTAAGATCTATAAtagaacctaagtatttttctaagTCAAAAGTAGTGGGCACGTAATGTGTTTAATGtatctataaaaataactaGTGGACGTAATTATTAGTCCAACAAGTGCTGGCTCATCTTATCGTATCGGAGGCTGTCTATTTGACTGGTCGCAAGTACTGAATATAGTATGtttgaggaaaaaaacaaaattagtccAGTTCAATTTTTGTCTCATATGTTAGAAGCTAATATAGATTATCCCTGCTCAAACGCTTATATCAAGTCTCATATTTTGTCTGCCATgtgatttgagttttaaatttCAACGTTAAAACTATTCGGTGCCCTCCCAATGTTActtacttttatgtttttgcgCAACTTCAGTAAGTTTGttttcaacaaaatattttattttcttatattttgcaTTTATAACCTaagcttgttttgtttttctaaacatCAACCATTAAAATATCGTTACgtcagaaaaccaaaaaaaaatttgtgaagtGACTTTGGTCAAATAGTTACAGTCAAACAGAATTCTACTGGAGTTCGAATCTTTTAAATCGTGTTAGCCCATATAATATGAACTGACTATAAATCAGACATGGTCGAttcaacaatgaaaaaaaaaatttggttccCTTTTTTCgcttttttataaatcaattataaaacattattatatcGGACAACCATACATTGAACCGACGATGATACTTCTTATTTCCCGTGATTTTGGGGAATGGTATAGTTCATATATTATACTACTTAACTAGATAGAAAACATGCCCTACACCATGGAGATATTTTAGTTGATTTATTTgtgtaatatattttcaatttaaaatatttttgttttatattattacaaatgattaatttttataataaaggtTTTCAACctatttttgaaactttcatTTTTAAGACTTTAGAACaaccataaaaatttataagaaattcTAAAGAGTAACTAAAGACTATTATCCTCGAagtgttaaagaaaaaaaaactaagattattaatttattatcctCGTAAAATCGTAGATCATAGCTCCAACTAagctaaatattaaaaattgcaACACAGTCTTGAATATCTCAATATATAGTAGTTGGATCTAGACAATATCACAAGTTCACAACATTATGCAACATGAGATAAAAACATTTTCGTCATTTTATCTCATTCAGTATCAGTACCTTAACAATATATGATACCTCAACAATCAATCTTACATATGTTACAATATCATTGTACCAAATATTTGGCCATTGGTGTTATTTCTATCAAAGTGCGGCATTCAAGATCTTTTCTGAAGTACAGGAGATGACGGAAGAATCATAGTTTTAaatcttcaatattttttttttaaatatctatattattaattatgaaaaattacatatggatatttctaattatataataatgatataaaatttgtttttgattatataGATAGTAATAAATTAGTTATGAGGGTTTTTTACATATGTACATCAGTACATATAGATAagtatttctttatttcatatttacCTTTAAAGAACTTCCTAATTTAAAACAATGACATTCTTACTTCACActgatacccaaaaaaaaaaaaacagtgacaTTCTTTGTAAGGTCACAAACTAAAAATGTCTattaaaaatgtacttcaagaataaaaatatagattacTTTGAAAATCAAACTTGGGTTCTAGTGAAAGTTGAGACAACTGCAATACATTAAGGtgccaatacaaaaaaaaaagtataaaacaagcaaacaacatTGGTAATCAAACATGgtaagaacaaagaaaatatcattataCTACCAAGCTGATGAAGGTTGATTATATAATGAAGCACTCCGTAATAAAATAGAACGAAACAATATGAGAAACTGTCTTGTCTTACAAGCAAAGGCTTCATGCAGGTTGAAAAGTCATTGTTTAATTCTTTGGTGTTTTCTTATCTCTGTAGAGGATATATCCATCTTGAACATTTCTTCTGGAATCGAGATAAACATGTCGATTATCTCCTCTGCGATATCAAGATCTTCAAGAACCTGCAGAGGAGAAATTAAGGATAAAGGCAAATGGGAAACAATCTCATAGACAATGCTcaagagagcaaaaaaaaattatattgctCGAGTCTCTAGTGGTTATGTCCAACCTTAAATACACCA
The Camelina sativa cultivar DH55 chromosome 6, Cs, whole genome shotgun sequence genome window above contains:
- the LOC104790404 gene encoding uncharacterized protein LOC104790404 — translated: MDSEILQGHDHSLSVVYNSEGLECDACDLSFREGYSCNICKFTIHRKCAFVFKRQETFEHPSHVGHRLQLLTTGTLDHTDPKCHICDKNTKRLHYHCSICKLSLDVDCMVDAMCARAHLIMPWHHHPLLMVDFGLTMRCDVCLTRHGYGYFCPRCRLVVHDGCVSVFNSLEITHPSHVRHPLKLLTHGAPHYTDPECHICGKDTENLLYHCDMCKFNLDLSCVIEKKPPVALSNLKVHEHTLTLMPRLISFVCDACGEKGDRSPYVCNQCDYMIFHQDCAHLPRVIHVNHHDHRVLYKYPLGPGEWKCGVCWEEIDWSYGAYSCSLCPNYALHSRCAIRKDVWDGKELDGVPEEIEDIRPFKLNDDNTITYFAHEHDMHLLNKDGIALDESILCGACVRPIGSNTFYNCSDCSLVFHETCANLPQKKRHFLNPRPLSLHPYTKEKCDACLQICCEGFMYIDRAQRFDLVCCSITVPFIHGSHPHPLLYLKLQYGHLKTCQSCGINEKGVVLGCIRCNYYLDFRCATLPLMVKLPRYDDHPLTLCFGEKASGKYWCDICERETNPKTWFYTCKHCRVTLHVLCVLGDIRYAKAGGKIEDDVELLPNNRSSRPFCNNCYTRCPGPFILKDSFEDKLFCSYCCFSRFNFWRTLRKAIKVIHPPWAKTNT